A region of Anguilla rostrata isolate EN2019 chromosome 10, ASM1855537v3, whole genome shotgun sequence DNA encodes the following proteins:
- the LOC135265173 gene encoding gelsolin-like isoform X2 — protein MVYHPQFEQAGKQPGLQVWRIEDKDLAPVPTELYGGFYKGDAYLVLNTTKQRSGDLQYSLHFWLGETSTVVENGVAAVFTTQMDEYLDDKPVQYREVQGNETNEFLGYFKDGIKYMEGGVASGFRHVVTNEVEIQRLLHVQGRHIVRAVEVPVSWQSFNQGDCFILDLGNEIYQWFGSQCSGYERLKSTRVAKGIRDSERGGRANVHVCDEGDEPEKMLEILGPKPDLPEVHTEDVKADTLKRKHAKLYKISNATGDVDITTVAEDSPFSQSALESSDCFILDHGSNGEIFIWKGKDANRDERKAALKAAEEFIDKMEYPKHTQVHILPEMGETPLFKQFFRLWRDVDQTEGLGQCHVSSSIARIKKVPFDASALHECTAMAAQHRLLDDGSGEKQIWRIEGGDKVAVDPSTYGQFYGGDSYIILYNYHHGAKEGQIIYMWQGVDSSQDETAASAILAAQLDEELGGKPVQVRVVQGKEPAQLMSLFGGQPMVVHKNGTSREGGQAEPAETRLFQLRANPAGGTRAVEVDASASELNSNDVFVLVTPATTFTWVGQGASDAEKHGAQQLCDILGVSASELAEGEEADDFWEALGGKAEYCTSLRLKDKMDVHPPRLFVCSNKTGQFMIEEVPGEMTQDDLATDDIMILDTWDELFVWIGKEANEEEKAAVMTSAIQYIKTDPSGRDPQTPIEMIKQGFEPPTFTGWFLGWDDDYWGTDALQRAMAELEA, from the exons ATGGTGTACCACCCACAGTTTGAGCAGGCTGGCAAGCAACCAGGTCTCCAAGTATGGAGGATTGAGGACAAGGACCTGGCGCCAGTCCCAACGGAATTGTATGGAGGGTTCTACAAGGGGGATGCCTATCTGGTTCTCAACACCACCAAACAGAGATCCGGGGACCTGCAGTATAGTCTGCACTTCTGGTTGG GTGAAACCTCCACCGTTGTTGAGAATGGAGTAGCTGCTGTATTTACGACCCAAATGGACGAATACCTGGATGATAAACCTGTCCAGTATCGTGAAGTGCAAGGCAATGAGACAAATGAATTTCTTGGCTACTTCAAAGATGGGATCAAGTACATG GAAGGGGGTGTGGCTTCAGGTTTCAGGCACGTTGTTACCAATGAGGTCGAGATACAGCGTCTGCTCCATGTGCAGGGTCGGCACATTGTCAGAGCAGTTGAGGTACCTGTGAGCTGGCAAAGTTTCAACCAGGGAGACTGCTTCATCCTTGACCTGGGCAAT GAAATCTACCAGTGGTTTGGCAGCCAGTGCAGTGGCTATGAGAGGCTGAAGTCCACAAGGGTCGCCAAGGGTATCCGGGACAGCGAACGAGGTGGGCGGGccaatgtgcatgtgtgtgacgaGGGGGACGAGCCAGAGAAGATGTTGGAG ATTTTGGGACCAAAGCCGGATTTGCCTGAGGTTCACACCGAAGACGTCAAAGCAGATACATTAAAACGGAAGCATGCAAAGTTGTACAAG ATTTCCAATGCAACTGGGGATGTGGACATCACCACTGTAGCTGAGGACAGCCCCTTCTCCCAGAGTGCACTGGAGTCCAGTGACTGTTTTATCCTTGATCACGGCTCGAATGGCGAGATCTTCATCTGGAAAG GTAAAGATGCCAACAGGGATGAGAGGAAGGCAGCGCTGAAGGCTGCGGAAGAATTCATAGATAAGATGGAGTACCCGAAGCACACCCAGGTTCACATCCTTCCCGAGATGGGCGAGACCCCTCTGTTCAAGCAGTTCTTCAGGCTGTGGCGCGACGTGGACCAGACTGAGGGGCTGGGCCAGTGCCACGTGAGCAGCAGCATTGCCAGGATCAAGAAGGTCCCCTTCGACGCCTCCGCCCTGCACGAGTGCACGGCTATGGCCGCCCAGCACCGGCTGCTGGACGACGGGAGTGGCGAGAAGCAG ATCTGGCGTATCGAGGGTGGGGACAAGGTAGCTGTGGATCCCTCCACCTATGGCCAGTTCTATGGGGGAGACAGTTATATCATTCTTTACAACTACCACCATGGTGCTAAGGAGGGACAAATTATCTACATGTG GCAGGGAGTGGATTCGTCCCAGGATGAAACTGCAGCATCGGCCATCTTGGCTGCCCAGCTGGACGAAGAGTTGGGAGGAAAGCCTGTCCAG GTTCGGGTGGTGCAGGGGAAGGAGCCGGCCCAGCTCATGAGCCTGTTCGGGGGTCAGCCCATGGTGGTGCACAAGAACGGTACATCCAGAGAGGGAGGCCAGGCCGAGCCTGCCGAAACACGCCTTTTCCAGCTGCGGGCCAACCCCGCGGGGGGCACGCGTGCCGTGGAG GTCGATGCCAGTGCCTCCGAACTCAACTCCAATGATGTATTTGTCCTGGTGACCCCGGCAACGACTTTCAcgtgggtggggcagggtgccAGTGATGCAGAGAAGCACGGGGCTCAGCAGCTCTGTGACATCCTGGGCGTGTCCGCATCTGAGCTGGCTGAGGGCGAAGAGGCAG atgatTTTTGGGAGGCTCTGGGGGGAAAGGCTGAATACTGCACCTCCCTCAGACTAAAGGACAAGATGGACGTCCACCCTCCTAGACTCTTTGTCTGCTCCAACAAGACCGGGCAGTTCATG ATCGAAGAGGTACCTGGGGAGATGACCCAAGACGACCTGGCCACTGATGACATCATGATCTTGGACACCTGGGATGAA CTGTTTGTCTGGATTGGAAAAGAAGCAAATGAGGAGGAGAAGGCTGCAGTCATGACCTCAG cTATCCAGTACATCAAAACGGACCCCTCCGGCCGAGACCCCCAGACACCCATTGAGATGATAAAGCAAGGATTTGAGCCACCCACCTTCACCGGCTGGTTCCTGGGTTGGGACGACGATTACTGGGGCACTGACGCACTGCAGCGTGCCATGGCGGAGCTGGAGGCGTGA
- the LOC135265173 gene encoding gelsolin-like isoform X1 has protein sequence MVYHPQFEQAGKQPGLQVWRIEDKDLAPVPTELYGGFYKGDAYLVLNTTKQRSGDLQYSLHFWLGETSTVVENGVAAVFTTQMDEYLDDKPVQYREVQGNETNEFLGYFKDGIKYMEGGVASGFRHVVTNEVEIQRLLHVQGRHIVRAVEVPVSWQSFNQGDCFILDLGNEIYQWFGSQCSGYERLKSTRVAKGIRDSERGGRANVHVCDEGDEPEKMLEILGPKPDLPEVHTEDVKADTLKRKHAKLYKISNATGDVDITTVAEDSPFSQSALESSDCFILDHGSNGEIFIWKGKDANRDERKAALKAAEEFIDKMEYPKHTQVHILPEMGETPLFKQFFRLWRDVDQTEGLGQCHVSSSIARIKKVPFDASALHECTAMAAQHRLLDDGSGEKQIWRIEGGDKVAVDPSTYGQFYGGDSYIILYNYHHGAKEGQIIYMWQGVDSSQDETAASAILAAQLDEELGGKPVQVEGAPLLSQVRVVQGKEPAQLMSLFGGQPMVVHKNGTSREGGQAEPAETRLFQLRANPAGGTRAVEVDASASELNSNDVFVLVTPATTFTWVGQGASDAEKHGAQQLCDILGVSASELAEGEEADDFWEALGGKAEYCTSLRLKDKMDVHPPRLFVCSNKTGQFMIEEVPGEMTQDDLATDDIMILDTWDELFVWIGKEANEEEKAAVMTSAIQYIKTDPSGRDPQTPIEMIKQGFEPPTFTGWFLGWDDDYWGTDALQRAMAELEA, from the exons ATGGTGTACCACCCACAGTTTGAGCAGGCTGGCAAGCAACCAGGTCTCCAAGTATGGAGGATTGAGGACAAGGACCTGGCGCCAGTCCCAACGGAATTGTATGGAGGGTTCTACAAGGGGGATGCCTATCTGGTTCTCAACACCACCAAACAGAGATCCGGGGACCTGCAGTATAGTCTGCACTTCTGGTTGG GTGAAACCTCCACCGTTGTTGAGAATGGAGTAGCTGCTGTATTTACGACCCAAATGGACGAATACCTGGATGATAAACCTGTCCAGTATCGTGAAGTGCAAGGCAATGAGACAAATGAATTTCTTGGCTACTTCAAAGATGGGATCAAGTACATG GAAGGGGGTGTGGCTTCAGGTTTCAGGCACGTTGTTACCAATGAGGTCGAGATACAGCGTCTGCTCCATGTGCAGGGTCGGCACATTGTCAGAGCAGTTGAGGTACCTGTGAGCTGGCAAAGTTTCAACCAGGGAGACTGCTTCATCCTTGACCTGGGCAAT GAAATCTACCAGTGGTTTGGCAGCCAGTGCAGTGGCTATGAGAGGCTGAAGTCCACAAGGGTCGCCAAGGGTATCCGGGACAGCGAACGAGGTGGGCGGGccaatgtgcatgtgtgtgacgaGGGGGACGAGCCAGAGAAGATGTTGGAG ATTTTGGGACCAAAGCCGGATTTGCCTGAGGTTCACACCGAAGACGTCAAAGCAGATACATTAAAACGGAAGCATGCAAAGTTGTACAAG ATTTCCAATGCAACTGGGGATGTGGACATCACCACTGTAGCTGAGGACAGCCCCTTCTCCCAGAGTGCACTGGAGTCCAGTGACTGTTTTATCCTTGATCACGGCTCGAATGGCGAGATCTTCATCTGGAAAG GTAAAGATGCCAACAGGGATGAGAGGAAGGCAGCGCTGAAGGCTGCGGAAGAATTCATAGATAAGATGGAGTACCCGAAGCACACCCAGGTTCACATCCTTCCCGAGATGGGCGAGACCCCTCTGTTCAAGCAGTTCTTCAGGCTGTGGCGCGACGTGGACCAGACTGAGGGGCTGGGCCAGTGCCACGTGAGCAGCAGCATTGCCAGGATCAAGAAGGTCCCCTTCGACGCCTCCGCCCTGCACGAGTGCACGGCTATGGCCGCCCAGCACCGGCTGCTGGACGACGGGAGTGGCGAGAAGCAG ATCTGGCGTATCGAGGGTGGGGACAAGGTAGCTGTGGATCCCTCCACCTATGGCCAGTTCTATGGGGGAGACAGTTATATCATTCTTTACAACTACCACCATGGTGCTAAGGAGGGACAAATTATCTACATGTG GCAGGGAGTGGATTCGTCCCAGGATGAAACTGCAGCATCGGCCATCTTGGCTGCCCAGCTGGACGAAGAGTTGGGAGGAAAGCCTGTCCAG GTGGAGGGtgctcctctcctttcccag GTTCGGGTGGTGCAGGGGAAGGAGCCGGCCCAGCTCATGAGCCTGTTCGGGGGTCAGCCCATGGTGGTGCACAAGAACGGTACATCCAGAGAGGGAGGCCAGGCCGAGCCTGCCGAAACACGCCTTTTCCAGCTGCGGGCCAACCCCGCGGGGGGCACGCGTGCCGTGGAG GTCGATGCCAGTGCCTCCGAACTCAACTCCAATGATGTATTTGTCCTGGTGACCCCGGCAACGACTTTCAcgtgggtggggcagggtgccAGTGATGCAGAGAAGCACGGGGCTCAGCAGCTCTGTGACATCCTGGGCGTGTCCGCATCTGAGCTGGCTGAGGGCGAAGAGGCAG atgatTTTTGGGAGGCTCTGGGGGGAAAGGCTGAATACTGCACCTCCCTCAGACTAAAGGACAAGATGGACGTCCACCCTCCTAGACTCTTTGTCTGCTCCAACAAGACCGGGCAGTTCATG ATCGAAGAGGTACCTGGGGAGATGACCCAAGACGACCTGGCCACTGATGACATCATGATCTTGGACACCTGGGATGAA CTGTTTGTCTGGATTGGAAAAGAAGCAAATGAGGAGGAGAAGGCTGCAGTCATGACCTCAG cTATCCAGTACATCAAAACGGACCCCTCCGGCCGAGACCCCCAGACACCCATTGAGATGATAAAGCAAGGATTTGAGCCACCCACCTTCACCGGCTGGTTCCTGGGTTGGGACGACGATTACTGGGGCACTGACGCACTGCAGCGTGCCATGGCGGAGCTGGAGGCGTGA